ACTTCGTCGGCTGGTACGCCGAGGACGGCGACAGCGCACCGTCGGGCGAGGGCGCGCTGGCCTCCTCGGTCTTCGGCGCCGCCCCGCGCGCCCTCGCGGGGGTGATCAGCCTCCAGCAGACCGTCGACCTGGTCCGCCTGTCCATCGACGTCATCGAGGCCAACGTCGACTCGCTCCTCGACCCCGACGACGCCGCCGAGGTGCACGCGGCGGTGCTGCGCTACGCGCGTGAGGTCGCCTTCGCGACCGCCGAGGTCTACGCCCGCGCCGCGGAGTCGCGCGGTGCGTGGGACGCGCGGCTCGAGGCGCTGGTCGTCGACGCGGTGCTGCGCGCCGAGGCCGACGAGACGATCGCCTCGCGCGCCAGCGCACTGGGCTGGCGCGGACGCGGGCAGGTGGTGGTCGTGCTCGGCGACGCCCCTGCTCGACGGACCGAGACCGACCTCTTCGAGGAGGCGCGGCGCGTGGCCCACGCAGCCGGGATGGACGCCCTGGGCGCGGTCCAGGGCGACCGCCTCGTGCTGCTGCTGGGCGGCGTGACCGACCCCCGTGCGGCCGCGCGGCGCGTCATCGAGGTGTTCGGCGAGGGCCCGGTCGTCGTGGGCCCGGTGGCCGACGGCCTGGCCGAGGCGCACCTGTCGGCACGCGCAGCCGTCTCGGCCCAGCGCGTCGCGGTCGGCTGGCGCCCGGTGCGCCGCGACCGGTGCGCACCGACGAGCTGCTGCCCGAGCGGGCCCTGGGCGGCGACGGCCACGCCCGTCGGCACCTGGTCGACGAGGTCTACGTGCCCCTGCTGCGCTCGCGCGGCACCCTCACCGACACCCTGACCGCCTACTTCGAGGCCGGCACCTCGATCGAGGCCACCGCCCGGGCCCTCTTCGTGCACGCCAACACGGTGCGCTACCGCCTGCGCCAGGTCACCGACCTCGTGGGGCTCGACCCCACCCAGCCGCGCGACGCCTTCACCCTCCAGATCGCCCTGGTGCTGGGCCGCCAGTCCGGCCGCTCCGCCACCGACTGAGCCCGCATACCCCCGCCCGTACCGCGCGCTGATCGGCGCCCTTTGTAGGAACCCGACAACGAATCGCCCCCCAAAATCGTCCGTGGCGCTCGTGAGTCGTAGGAGGTGCTGCGGCACAGTAGTGCTCGTGCTCGTCATCGTCGCTCCCGGTCAGGGAGCCCAGACCCCCGGTTTCCTCACCCCCTGGCTGGAGGACCCCGCCTTCGCCCGGCGCTTCGAGTGGCTCTCGACCGTCGCCGGCCTCGACCTGGTGCACTACGGCACCGAGGCCGACGCCGACGCGATCCGCGCCACCGAGGTCGCCCAGCCGCTGCTCGTGGCCACCGGCCTGGTCGCCGCGCTCGAGCTGTTCCCCCACCCCAGCGACGCCTTCGAGCGGATCGGCGCCGTGGCCGGCCACAGCGTCGGCGAGATCGGCGCCGCCGCGGGCGCCCGGGTGATCACCGCCGAGCAGGCGATGGTGCTGGTGCGCGAGCGCGGGCGCGCCATGGCCAGCGCGGCGGCCGCCACCCCGACGGGGATGACGGCCGTGCTGGGCGGTGAGCGCGAGGAGGTGCTCGCCGCCATCGAGGCCCAGGGCCTGACCCCCGCCAACGACAACGGTCCGGGGCAGGTCGTGGCCGCCGGCACCATGGAGCAGCTCGCGGCCCTCAAGGACGCACCTCCCGCCAAGGCGCGGCTGGTGCCGCTCCCGGTGGCCGGCGCCTTCCACACCCACCACATGGCCCCGGCCGTGGAGCACCTCGGCGCCCTGGCCCGTTCGGTCTCGACGCACGACCCGCGCACCCGGGTCATCTCCAACCGCGACGGCCAGGTCGTCCACGACGGCCGCGAGGTCCTGCGCCGGCTGGTCGGCCAGATCGCCCACCCGGTCCGCTGGGACCTGTGCCTGGAGACGATGGAGGACCTCGGCGTCACTGGCATCCTCGAGATGCCCCCCGCCGGCACCCTGACCGGCATCGCCAAGCGCGCCCTCAAGGGCGTCGAGACCTTCGCGCTCAAGACCCCCGACCAGCTCGACGACGCGCGTGCCTTCGTCGACAAGCACGGGGAGTCGGCCGGTCTCGACCTCACCCCGACCTGGCGGGTCGTCGTCTCCCCCGCCAAGGGCACCTTCCACCGCGACGAGACCGCCGGCGCCAGCTCGGTGCTCAGCGCCGGCGCAGCCGTCGGCGACGTCGCCAGCTCCCGCGACCGGGTCTCGATCACCGCCGCCCACGGCGGCCAGGTCGTCGAGTGGCTCGTCGAGGACGGAGACCTCGTCTCCCCCGGCCAGCCCCTGCTGCGCCTGCACCCCGAGGGAGCCGCCTGATGGCCGCCGGGAGCACCACGCTGAACACCTCGGTCGGCGCACCGCACGCCCGCCTGCTCGGCCTCGGCGCCTACCGGCCCTCGCGGGTCGTCCCCAACTCCGAGATCGTCGAGAAGATCGACTCCAGCGACGAGTGGATCCGCCAGCGCTCGGGCATCGAGGAGCGCCGCTGGGCCACCGACGACGAGTCGCTGCGGATGATGTCGGTCGCCGCCGCCCGCCAGGCCCTCGAGCGCTCCGGTGTCGACCCGCGCCAGATCGACTGCGTCGTGGTCGCCACGGTCAGCCACTTCATGCAGACCCCGGCCCTGGCCACCCTGGTCGCCCACGACCTCGGCACCGACCAGGCCGCGGCGTTCGACGTCTCGGCCGCCTGCGCCGGCTTCTGCCACGGCATCGCCCTGGCCTCCGACATGGTCCGCGGCGGCAGCGCGCGCCACGTGCTGGTCGTGGGCGCCGAGCGCCTCTCCGAACAGACCGACCCGACCGACCGGGGTACCGCCTTCATCTTCGCCGACGGCGCCGGGGCGGCCGTGGTCGGGCCCGGCGACGAGCCCGGCATCGGGCCGGTCGTGTGGGGCTCCGACGGCGAGCAGTACGACCTGATCCGCTCGCGCGACGACTGGCGCGACGTGCTCAGCGCCGAGTCGCCCCGGATGCCGCACCTGGTGATGCAGGGCAACGCGGTCTTCCGCTGGGCCTCCTTCCAGATGGCCAAGACCGGGCTGCAGGCCCTCGACCGCGCCGGCATCGGCGTCGAGGACCTCGACTGCTTCGTGCCCCACCAGGCTAACAACCGCATCACCGACGCGATGGCCCGGGCCATGAAGCTGCCCGAGTCGGTGGCCGTCGCCCGCGACATCATCCACCAGGGCAACACCTCGGCCGCCTCGATCCCGCTCGCCCTCGACCGGATGGTCTCCGAGGGCCAGGCCCGCTCGGGCGACACCGCGCTGCTCATCGCCTTCGGCGCCGGGCTCGCGTACGCCGCCCAGGTCGTCGTCCTGCCCTGACCCACCCTGGACCGACCTCGTACCCACCCTCAGCACCACCCAGCACCACCCAGCACCACGACCGCAGCACCCAACGAGAAACAGGAGACAGCCAGCACATGGCCACCACCGAAGAGATCCGCACCGACCTCGCCGAGATCGTCAACGAGGTCGCCGGCGTCGACACCGACGACGTCCAGCTCGACAAGTCCTTCGTGGACGACCTCGACGTCGACTCCCTGTCCATGGTCGAGGTCGTCGTGGCCGCCGAGGAGAAGTTCGGCGTCTCGATCCCGGACGACGAGGTCAAGAACCTCAAGACCGTGGGCGACGCCGTCGCCTACATCGAGCGCGCCCAGGCCTGAGCAGGCTGCCGGCGGCCGCCCCCGCGGCGGCCGCCGGCCCCGCTGCTCCCCCGCAGCACCAGCACCAGCACCAGCACCAGCACCAGCACCAGCACCCACCCTCCACGTAAGGACACCCACGCATGTCGTCGAAGCGAGTCGTCGTCACCGGTCTCGGGGTCACCTCCCCGGTCGGCGGTGACGTGCCCAGCACCTGGGACGCTCTCGTCAACGGACGTTCCGGCGTCCGGCCGCTGACCCAGGACTGGGCCGAGACCCTGCCGGTGCGCATCGCCGGCACCGCGGCGGTCGACCCCTCCGAGGTCCTCGAGCGCGTCAAGGCACGGCGCTGGGACCGATCCACCCAGCTGGCGATGGTCGCGGCCACCGAGGCCTGGACCGACGCCGGCCTCGACCAGAGCACGGACCTCGACGGCGACCGGGTCGGCGTCGCGTTCGCCTCCGGCAT
The Nocardioides marinisabuli genome window above contains:
- a CDS encoding PucR family transcriptional regulator; amino-acid sequence: MVDPAPASRTRAAQTLLRSTGALSTAATGRMETSLPWFRDLAAEHRSWVGLIVQAGVRHFVGWYAEDGDSAPSGEGALASSVFGAAPRALAGVISLQQTVDLVRLSIDVIEANVDSLLDPDDAAEVHAAVLRYAREVAFATAEVYARAAESRGAWDARLEALVVDAVLRAEADETIASRASALGWRGRGQVVVVLGDAPARRTETDLFEEARRVAHAAGMDALGAVQGDRLVLLLGGVTDPRAAARRVIEVFGEGPVVVGPVADGLAEAHLSARAAVSAQRVAVGWRPVRRDRCAPTSCCPSGPWAATATPVGTWSTRSTCPCCARAAPSPTP
- a CDS encoding PucR family transcriptional regulator; translated protein: MPLLRSRGTLTDTLTAYFEAGTSIEATARALFVHANTVRYRLRQVTDLVGLDPTQPRDAFTLQIALVLGRQSGRSATD
- a CDS encoding acyltransferase domain-containing protein; its protein translation is MLVIVAPGQGAQTPGFLTPWLEDPAFARRFEWLSTVAGLDLVHYGTEADADAIRATEVAQPLLVATGLVAALELFPHPSDAFERIGAVAGHSVGEIGAAAGARVITAEQAMVLVRERGRAMASAAAATPTGMTAVLGGEREEVLAAIEAQGLTPANDNGPGQVVAAGTMEQLAALKDAPPAKARLVPLPVAGAFHTHHMAPAVEHLGALARSVSTHDPRTRVISNRDGQVVHDGREVLRRLVGQIAHPVRWDLCLETMEDLGVTGILEMPPAGTLTGIAKRALKGVETFALKTPDQLDDARAFVDKHGESAGLDLTPTWRVVVSPAKGTFHRDETAGASSVLSAGAAVGDVASSRDRVSITAAHGGQVVEWLVEDGDLVSPGQPLLRLHPEGAA
- a CDS encoding beta-ketoacyl-ACP synthase III, coding for MAAGSTTLNTSVGAPHARLLGLGAYRPSRVVPNSEIVEKIDSSDEWIRQRSGIEERRWATDDESLRMMSVAAARQALERSGVDPRQIDCVVVATVSHFMQTPALATLVAHDLGTDQAAAFDVSAACAGFCHGIALASDMVRGGSARHVLVVGAERLSEQTDPTDRGTAFIFADGAGAAVVGPGDEPGIGPVVWGSDGEQYDLIRSRDDWRDVLSAESPRMPHLVMQGNAVFRWASFQMAKTGLQALDRAGIGVEDLDCFVPHQANNRITDAMARAMKLPESVAVARDIIHQGNTSAASIPLALDRMVSEGQARSGDTALLIAFGAGLAYAAQVVVLP
- a CDS encoding acyl carrier protein produces the protein MATTEEIRTDLAEIVNEVAGVDTDDVQLDKSFVDDLDVDSLSMVEVVVAAEEKFGVSIPDDEVKNLKTVGDAVAYIERAQA